GCCGCGTGGCCGCCCGGCTGCTGCACGAAAGCCAGGCCAGCGAGCAGGCCGCCCGCGCCGAAGCCGCGCAGAGCCGCCACGAGCTCCAGCACTTTCTGGAGCTGGCCCCGGTGGCCGTGGCCCTCTACCGCGGCCCGCAGTTCCACATCGAGCTGGCCAACGCCGCCACGCTGGCCATCTGGGGCCGCACCCTCGATGCCGTGCTGCACCGGCCCGTATTTGAGGCCCTGCCCGAGGCCGCGACGCCCGACGTGCAGGCCCTGTTCGAGCGCGTGTTCACCACCGGCCTCACGCACACCTTCAGCGAGCAGCCCAGCACCATCTACCGCCACGGCCGGGAGGAAGTGGTGTACTGGAACATGGTGTTTGAGCCCCAGCGCGGGCCCGACGGCCGGGTGAGCGGCATTTTCACGGTGGGCACCGAAGTGACCGAGCAGGTGCGGGCCCGCCAGCAAATGGAGCAGCTCAACCAGGTGCTCGAAACCCGCGTGCAGGCCCGCACGGCCGAATTGCAGGAAAGCGAAGCCCGCTTCCGCACCATGGCCGACGCCGCCCCCAACATGGTGTGGGCCGTGCACCCCGATTCGAGCATTCGCTACGTCAACCGCGCGTTTCTCGACTTCGTGGGCCTCGACACCGAGCAGCAGTACGCCGCCACCGGCTGGGGCCCCTACCTGCACCCCGACGAGCTGGCCCTCACGCAGGACACCCTCACCCGGGCCATTGCCCGGCGCCAGCCCTACGTGCTGGAGCACCGCATGCGCCGCCACGACGGGCAGTTCCGCTGGCTGCTGGCCCAGGGCGCGCCCAGCTACCTGGCCGGCGGCGCGCTGTACGGCTACGTGGGCTCGGCCATCGACATCACCGACCTCAAGCAGGCCAACGAGCAGCTGCGCCGCACCAACGCCGACCTCGACAACTTCATCTACACCGCCTCGCACGACCTCAAGGCCCCCATCTCCAACATCGAGGGCCTGCTGGATGTGTTGCGCCAGGAGCTGCCCCCGGCCGTGGCCGCCGAGCCCGAAAGCATTGCCCCCACCCTTGCCCGCATGCTTGATTCGGTGGAGCGCTTCAAGCGCACCCTCAACCACCTCACCGCCGTGTCCGAGCTCCAGCAGGCGCACGAGCCGGCCCTGAGCGCCGTCGACCTGGCCGCCGTGGTGCGCGACGTGCGCCTCGACCTGGTCCCGCTGCTGCACGACACCCAGGCCCAGCTCCACGTGCAGCTCGACGGCCTGCCAGCGGTAGCGTTTTCGGAAAAGAACCTGCGCTCGGTGGTCTACAACCTGCTCAGCAACGCCCTCAAATACCACCACCCCGACCGACGGCCCCACGTGGACGTGCGCGGCCACCGGCGCCCCGGCTTCACAGTGCTTGAAGTGCACGACAACGGCTTGGGCCTGGCCACGCACCAGCTGCCCCGGCTGTTCACCATGTTTCAGCGCTTCCACGACCACGTGGAGGGCTCGGGCGTGGGCCTCTACATGGTGAAGCGCATGGTGGAAAACGCCGGCGGCCGCATCGAGGTGCATTCCCAGCTCGGCGCTGGCACCACCTTCTTCGTGTGCCTGCCCCACGCCGACGACAGCCGGGCCTAAGAGCGTATTCAGGAATTTAACAGAACGTCCTGCTGAGCTTGTCGAAGCATTGCTGCCGCGAAGAGTATATGCCAAGCCCAATTAGCGGGCTTTGTCAGGTAACTACAGAACAGTGGGGCCGGGCCGGGCGTGCTTCTTTGCGCCGTTCAACCCATTTCCCGCCCCATGAAATTTCTCCTTGCGCCGCTGGCGGCCTGCCTGGCAGCTTTTTCGCTCCACGCGCCCGCCCCTACGAAGGCGCCCGTCGCTCCCAAAGACTACGTCATCACCCAGTACGGGGCCAGCACCGACAGCACCAAGCTCAATACCCAGGCCATTCAGCAGGTCATCGACAAGGCCAGCGCAGCCGGCGGGGGCACGGTGGTCATCCCAAAGGGCGTGTTCCTGAGCGGGGCATTGTTTTTTAAGCCCAACACCCACCTGCGCCTGCAGGCCGGCGCCAAACTCAAGGGCTCCGATAACATTGCCGACTATCCGCTGGTGCCCTCGCGCATGGAGGGCCAGAGCCAGCCGTATTACGCGGCGCTTGTCAACGCCAAGCAGGTGAATGGCTTCAGCATCAACGGCCCCGGCACCATCGACGGCAACGGGCTGAAGTTCTGGAAGCGGTTCTGGTTTTACCGCGACTCGATGCAGAAGCTGGGCAAGTACGCCACCAACCTGGAGGTGCACCGCCCGCGCCTGGTGTTCATCTGGGGGTCGAACAACGTGACGATTAAGAACGTGAAGCTGCATAACTCGGGCTTCTGGACCACCCACCTCTACCAGTCCAACAACGTGCTCATCGACGGCTGCGACATCCGCTCGCCCTTCCGGCCCGTGAAGGCGCCCAGCACCGACGCCATCGACATCGACGTGTGCCGCAAGGTGACCGTGCGCAACTGCTACATCTCCGTCAACGACGACGGCATCGCCATCAAGGGCGGCAAGGGCCCCACGGCCCAGAAGCTGCCCGAAAACGGCCCCATCGAAGACGTGCTGATTGAGAACTGCACCTTCGGCGAAGTGCACGCGGCCCTCACCTGCGGCAGCGAGTGCCTCCACGCCAACCGCATCACCATGCGCAACTGCAAGATGGACAACGAGCGCCCCGTGCTGCTCTTCAAAATGCGCCCCGACACCTACCAGCTCTACGAAAACATCACCGTCGACGGCATCACGGGCAAGTGCGGCACCATCGTGACGCTCTCGCCCTGGACGCAGTTTTTCAACATGGCCGGCAGCACCGAAAAACCCTTCGGCACCATTCGCAACATCACCGTTTCGAACGTGAAAGTGAAGTGCAAGCAGTTTGCGGTACTGACTGGCAACCCCACCGACAAGGTGAGCAACATCACCTTCAAAAACGTGACGGCCACCGCCGACCAGGCCACCTTCCCCAACAAATACGCCGACGTGAAATTCGACAACGTGACCCTCAACGGCGAGCCCCTGAAAACCGGTGCCGCCAGCCAGTCGGCCCCGGCCACCACGCCGCTGAAGCCGGACTAGCGCACCCAAAGAAGCGAAACAAAAAGGCCCCGTCAGTAGCTGACGGGGCCTTTTTGTTGTGCCGCCGGCGGCGTAGCGGCCGGCGGGCGTGGCCTGCGGCAGAACAGCTGTTAAAAAAAGCCCGACCTTGCTGTAAGGCGAAACGTCCGGTGGCGTCTGGCTCCACGGCACCTCATCATTCCAGCCCCGCCTATGTCCCTGCTTACTCGTTTCACGGCCGCTTTGGCCCTGCTGGCTTCGCCGGCACTGGCTCAGTCGTCGCCCACCCCGGCGCTCACGGCCTCGGCCCTGGCGGTGGGCAGCGTGGCGCCCGCTTTCAAGGGCCAGGACGCTGCCGGCCGGCCCGTGGAGCTGCGCCAGCTGCTGAAGAAAGGCCCCGTGGTGCTGTATTTCTACCGCGGGCAGTGGTGCCCCTACTGCAACAAGGAGCTGAGCCAGCTGCAGGACTCGCTGCAGGTGCTCACGGCCAAAGGCGCTCAGGTAGTGGTGGTAACGCCCGAAACCCCGGCCAACATCGGCCAGACGGTGGCCAAAACCAAGGCGTCGTTCCCCATCGTACATGACCGGGACCTCACCATCATGAAGGCGTACAAAACCGCCTTTGTGGTCGACGACGCCACGGCCACCAAGTACCTCGGCTACGGCATCGACCTGAAGAAAGCCAACGGCCTCGACCAGAACATCCTGCCCGTGCCCGCTACCTACGTCATCGGCCGGGACGGCACCATCCGGTTTGCCTACTTCAACCCCGACTACCGCCAGCGCGTCAGCGTGCGGCAGGTGGCCCGGGCCCTGTAACACCCTCTTTCACCTGCCCGCTTCCGTCATGGTCCGTTTGCTGCTTCGCTTTTGTGTGCTGCCCCTGCTGTGCGGGGCGGCCGCCTGCTCCCCCTCCGCCGACACTGCAACGGAAGACCCCACGCCGGCCCCGGGCACGGCCCTCTACCGCGTCACCTTCGAGGCGACGTGGAGCGCCGGCACCCACGCCAACTTCCCGGCCGGGGCGCACTTTTCGTCCGTCATCGGGGCTTCGCACCGGGCCGATGCGCTGCTGTTCCGGCCCGGCCAGCCGGCCAGCCTCGGCATCAAAAACATGGCCGAGCGCGGCAACAACACCGCGCTGCGGGCCGAGATAAACGCTCTGCAAAGCAGCGGGGCCGCGTTTCGGCTATTGGAAGCGCCGTACTTCAACTCGCCGGGCAGCGTTTCCGACACCATTCGCCTCGACGCCGCCCACCCGCGCCTGAGCCTGGTGACGATGATTGCGCCCAGCCCCGACTGGTTTGTGGCCCTCGAAGACGAAAACCTGCTCGACGCCACCGGCCAGTGGGCCACGCAGCGTCGCGTGCCCGCCCGCGCCTACGACGCCGGCACCGACAGCGGCCCCACCTTCACGGCCCCCGACCAGGCCACCCTGCCAGCCGGCGTGGTGGCCCCGCTCCTGCTGCCGCCCGCCCAGGGCGCCGCCCCCGACGGCCCGCCCCTGGGCACCTGGCTGCTGGAACGCATCAGGTAGGGCCGGGCCCGCGGCGCTGGTAGCGGGCGGCTGGGTTATTTCTTCAGCGGGTCGTGGCCCCAGTTCATGAGGGAGTAGCGCCAGCGCGAGGTTTCCACGTCCTTCTTATCGTGCGGGCCCTGGGCCGAATGCCGGGCCACGTAGCTGTGCACCTTGTGCATGTGGGCTTCATCGGCGGGCGTAAGGTCGGCCTTTTTCTTGTGCAGAATGTCGATGATGCGCTCGCCGGAATGGTGGCCAATGCTGGCGCCGTCGCCGCTGTCCTGGCCCACCGACTTCGATTCGTCGGTTTTCAGCCATTTCTCGAGCTCCGAAGCCGTCATGTTCACATCGTGTTTGAAGGTGGCGTAGATGTCGCCGGAGTCGGAGGTTGTGGAGGTAGCCATGTGGAAAGGGGAGGGTGGAACTGCTTGTAATTGTCGTACTCCCACCGCCGCTGTTGAGTTGCGCCAAATGCCTCACTGCCCCATCTACCGACCTCCCACTTTCCTTCCTACCAGCCGCCGGGCGACGGCGTGCCGCAGCGCATTACGGGATACTCCAGGCAGGTGATGGTGGCTTCCACGTCGGCGATGTCGCCAGCCGGCAGCGTGGCCCCGCGGGTGTAGCCAATGCGCAGCGTAGCGCCGTTGGACTGCTGCGGCAGGTAGGCTTGCCACAGTGGGCCGCTGGGGTGCAGCCGGGTGCCGTCGGCCAGCACCAGGGTGGTGTGCTCGGTGGGACACATCAGGGTGTTGCCCAGGCACAGGCGCACCGTGGCGGTGGTGCCACAGGGCGCTTCGGGGGACACGTCGGTTTTTTCGGTGCAGCCGGCCAGGCCGCTGGCAGCGCTCAGGCCGGCCAGCAGGCTCAGCGAAAACAGGTACTTCACTCGCATACAGAAGTAGAGAAAAAGGTGAGACGCGGGCGAGGCCAGCCGGCACCTCCCGTTCGAAGCCCTGACCGGCAGAGCAGCTGCGAGGTTGCACGGCCTACCTGGCTTTTGGGAAGGTGGCGGGTGAGGCCGCTGGCTGCCGCGCCGGCGCGGGGCCTACTTCTCAGCTTCGGCTTTCAGCAGGGACAGCCACTGCACGGTTCCGGTGGCCAGCCCACGGGTGAGAGCGCCTTTAAACAAGCGGGCCAGCATCCCCTCCATGCTTTCGTCCACGGTTACTTCGGTGCCGCCGGGCACGGCCCGCAGCGTCCAGTTGTGGATGGCAAACGTGCCCAGGGAGTGGCCGGTCCAGCCGAACTCCGCGGCCGGCGCCACCGTGTGCAGCTCCGACCGGATGCCCACGCCGCTGGATTTCCAGTCGAACGAGGTGCCGGCGGCCAGCGCGCCGCGCAGGCGGGGCCGCTTGATGGCAGGCTGCCAGGCAGCCCAGCCGTCGATGTGGGTGAGCACGGCCCACACCCGGGCCGGCGTGGCGTTGATGACGAGGTGCTGTCGGGTTTGGACCGGGGCGCTGGGGTTGATGAGGACGTTCATGGCGCAGAGGAATTTGAGAGGTGATGGAATGATTCAAAATTCCTCCCGCCGGCCCCCGGCCCACGATAACAAAAGATAAGAAAACCGCTCGGCGGCTACCGGCCCCGCGCCACGCGGTTGCGAATGCGGCTCAGGCTCACGGGCGTGATGCCGAGGTAATTGGCGATGTAGTGCTGAGGCACGCGCTCCAGGATTTTCTTTCGGGGGCCGGTCAGCAGGTCGCGGTACCGCTCTTCGGGGCTGAGTAGCAGCAGGCTAACCATGCGCTCTTCGAGGCCCAGGCCCAGGTACTCGGCCACCAGCCGCCCAAATTTCTGCCAGGCCGGGCGCTGCTCAAACAGCTCTTTCAGCACCGCGTAGTGAAACCGGAGCAGGTGGGCGTCGCTCAGGGCCTCGATGGTGAGCAGCGAAGGCTGGCCGCTGATGCAGCTGGCGTAGGCGCTCATCAGGTGGTTTTCAAAGTAGAAATAGGTGGTGCGCTCTTCGCCGTCTTTGGAGTAGAACTGCCGGAACATGCCGTCGAGCACAAACGCTACTTCGCCGGCCCGCTGTCCTTCGCGCGCAAACAGGTCGTGCTTCTGCAGGCGCACCAGCTGCAGGTGCGGCACCAGCAGGTCCCAGTCATCGTCGCGCAGGGCTATGAATTGGGCGATGTACTGGCGCAGGCGCAGCACGGCATCGGGGGGAGGGGCAGGAAGCATGGCCGGAAAGCGCAAGTAGTGCAGTAATGATAACGGCCCGGCCGCGATTGAAGAGCCGCATGCACTTACCCGAATACTTGGCTGCCCCTACATTTGCCCATTCACCTTCCGCTTCCTGCACCATGAGCTCCCTGATTCAATTCGTTGCCAACTACGACGACCTTTCCACCGATAAGGGCTTTCAGTTCAAGTTCCACTGCGACAAGTGCCACAACGGCTACATGTCGCGGTTTCAGCCCAACGCCATCGGCATTGCGGGCAGTTTGCTGCAGGCGGCCAGCAGCTTGTTTGGCGGGCTGGGTGGGGCCGAAAATGCGGCCTACCACATTCAGCGGGCCGTGGGCGGCAAGGCCCACGACTCGGCTCTGGAAGCGGCCGTGGCCGAGGGCAAGCAGCAGTTCAAGCAATGCACCCGCTGCGGCCACTGGGTGTGCCCCGACGCCTGCTGGAACCACAGCGCCGGCCTGTGCGAAACCTGCGCCCCCGACGAGCAGGAGGAGCTGCGCGCCCAGCAGGCCCAGGCCACCAGCGAGCAGATTTACACCAAAACCCGCGAGCAGAACTATACCCAACAAATCGACTTCCAGAGCCGCGGCGCCCTGCTGCAGTGCCCCAACTGCCAGGCCAAGCTCACGGCCGACCAAAAGTTCTGCGCCAGCTGCGGCACCCCCAACCCCGCCGCCAAAAGCCAGGCCCGCCACTGCACCAGCTGCGGCGAGGCCCTCAAGCCCGAGCAAAAGTTCTGCGCCGGCTGCGGCACCAAAAGCTAGCCGCCTTTGCGGCTGCCGAACCAGCGTGGGCTCGGGGGCTAAAGAAGGCGGATTTGGCGCGACTGCCCCCCTGCGGGGCCGGGTTTACGTACCTCCGCTTGCCGGCCCGCCTATACTTTAGGGGGCCCGTTGTTGGTTTTGCTACGCTATGACGCCTGATTTGCCCCCATCCGAGCTGCCGCCCGACCTGCCTGCGCCGCCCGACCTGCTGCGCGTGCTGCTCGACACGTCCCTGAGCGGCGTGATGCTGATGCGGCCCGTGTACGACGCCGCCGGCACTACCGTGGTGGACCTGACCGTGGTGTACCTCAACGCCACCGCCCAGCACATGCTGCGGCTGCCCGCCCGCCCCGACCAGTCCCTGCTGACGCTGTACCCCACGGCGGAGGCCGTCGGCGTGTTTGCGTTCTACCGCGACGCCTTCCTCTCGGGCAAGCTGGAGCGCCGCCAGAACAACTACCAGCACGATGGCCTCGACGGCTACTTTGTGCTGGTGGCCCAGCGCCTGGGCGACGTGCTGGTGGTGAACTTCGACGACACCAACGGCCAGCCCCGCACCGCCGCCGAGCAGGACCTGCGCGCCAGCCAGACCCGCGAGCAGAAAGCCCACGCCGCCGTGGAGCGCGAGCGCAACATGCTGCAAGCCATCCTGACGCAGGCGCCGGCGGCCTTTGCCTTGTTCCAGGGGCCGGAGCTGCGCATTGCCGCGGCCAATGCCGCGATATGCACCATGTGGGAGCGCGCCCCGGAGCAGGTGCTGGGCAAGCCCCTGCTCGAAGCCCTGCCCGAGCTGCGCGGCCAGGGCTTCGACGCGCTGCTGCACCAGGTGCGCGACACCCGCGTGCCGGTGGAAGGCCGCGAAACCCCAGCCCTGCTCCTGCGCGACGGGCACATGCAAACCACCTACTACAACTTCGTGTACCAGCCCCTGTTCGGGCCCAGGGGCGAGCTCATTGGGGTGGTCGACATTGCGGTGGAAGTCACCGAGCAGGTGCTGGCCCGCCAGCGCGTGCAGGAGCTCAACGACGAGCTGGCGGCCGCCAACGAAGAGCTGCGGACCAGCAACGAGGAACTGCTCGCGGCCAACGCCGCCCTCATCCACTCGCAGCTGGCCCTCTCTGAGCTGAACGAGGAGCTGGAAGCCCGCGTGCAGGAGCGCACCCGCGCCGTGGAGCAGCAGCAGGGCCTGCTGCGCCAGATTCTGCGCCAGGTGCCGGCCTCCATTGCCACCCTGGCCGGCCCCGAGCACCGCTATACCTTCTTCAACGAACCTTACCTGGAGCTGACGGGGCACCGCGCCTACGAAGGCCTGTCGGTGGCCGACGTGCTGCCCGAACTGGACGCCCAGGGCTTTGTGGGGCTGCTGGACCAGGTGTACGCCACCGGCCAGCCGTTTGTGGCCCGCGAAAAGCCCGTGGGCCTGCTCGACCCCGCCACCGGACGCCCCGCCACACGCTACCTCGACTTGGTGTATCAGCCCTTGCGCAACGAGGACGGCCACACCACCGGCATTCTGGCGTTTTTGCTGGAAACGACCGACCGTGTGCTGGCCCGCCAGGCCACCGAGGCAACCGCCCAGCGCCTGCGCCTGCTCACCGATGCCCTGCCCGTGCTCATTGCCTACATCGACCGCGAGCAGCGCTACCGCTTCGTCAACCATGCCTACCGGACCTGGTTCAACCGCGACCCCGAGGCGCTGCTGGGCCAGCCCGCCCGCGCGGTGCTGGGCGAGGCCGCTTACGCCGCCGCCCAACCCTACATCGACCGCGCCCTGGCCGGCGAGCGCCTTTCCTTCGAGGCCCGCATGCCTTACCGCGAGGGCTTCGTGCGGCACACCCGCACCGACTACATCCCCGACGTGCAGCACGGCGAAGTCGTCGGTTTCTACTCGCTGGTGACCGATGTGAGCGAGCAGACCGCGGCCCGCGAGCAGGTGCAGGAGCTCAACGAGGAGCTGGCCGCTATCAACGAAGAGATGCTGGTTGCCAACGAGGAGCTGCGCGACACCAACGACCGCCTCAGCCACGCCAACGTGGACCTCGACACCTTCGTGTACACGGCCTCGCACGACCTGCGCGCGCCCATTGCCAACATCGAAGGCCTGCTGCTGGCCCTGGAAGAGCAGCTGCCCGCCCCCGTGCGCCAGGACGCCGACGTGACCCACCTATTGGAGCTCATGCGCGATTCGGTGGCCCGCTTCCAGCGCACGCTGATGCACCTCACCGACGTGAGCAAGCTACAGCTGGCCCACGCCGAACCCGCCGAAGCCGTAGACCTGGCCGCCCTGGCCGAGGCCGTGCGCCAGGACCTGGAACCCGCCCTGGCCGCCACCGGCGCCCGTCTCAGCGTGGACGTGAGCGCCTGCCCCACCCTGCGCTTCTCGCCCAAAAACCTGCGCAGCATTCTCTACAACCTGCTTTCCAACGCCGTGAAGTACCACCGCCCCGGCCACCCGCCGGTGGTGACGCTGCGTGCCAGTTGCCCCAAGGGCCAGGTGTGGCTCGAAGTGGCAGACAACGGCCTGGGGCTCAGCGACGAAGAGCAGGCCAAGCTGTTTGTGATGTTCCGGCGCCTGCACACCCACGTGCCGGGCACCGGCGTGGGCCTCTACATGGTGAAGCGCATGGCCGAAAACGCCGGCGGCACCGTGCGCGTGCACAGCCAGCTGGGCTGGGGCTCCACGTTTACGGTGGTGCTGCCCGACCTGACCTGAACCCGGCCGCGCCGCCTTACGTAGGTGGGAGCTATGCCCTCCCTATCCAGCGTGCTGCTGGTCGATGACGACGCGACCAATAACTTCCTCAACGAGCGCCTGCTCAAGCGCCACGACGTGGCCGAGCGCATTCTGGTAGCCGAAAACGGGCAGCAGGCACTGGCCATGCTGCGGCAGTCGGGCGCCGGCCCCCAGCCCCACTACCCGTCCCTCATCCTGCTCGACATTCAGATGCCGGTGATGAACGGCATTGAATTTCTGGAAGCTTTTCAGCTGCTGCCACCGGCCCAGCGCCACGCTACCACGGTGGTGGTGCTCACCACCTCGGCCGACGCGCGCGACCTCTCCCGCCTTGATGGCCTGCCCGCCGCCGGCCGCATCAACAAACCCCTCACCCCGGAGAAAATTGACACCGTGCTGCGCCTGCATCTTCAGCGCCAGCGCGCCTGCTGAGGCCGGCATTTAGGGGTTCGTCATCTGCCCCATAAACAGGATGGCGCCCGACGACTTTTCGCGGATGAGAAACAGGAACGGCCGGTTCACGAACGTGGGCTGCGGCAGCGAAGTCACCACAACGCCCACCGACGTGACGGCGGCCGCCTCGGTTCCCTCTTCGTTCACGTCCAGAAACGTTTTGTGCTTCACCTCGCTGATGGACAGGCTGCTGGAATTGCCGGCCAGCATGCGGCTGAAATTGGCCTGGCCGCCGAAAGCCACGCCCATACCCAACTGTGTGAGCATGGCGTTGAGCTTCTGCTCGTAGGCCAGCTGAAACTTGGGCAGGCGCAGCTCCAGGCCGGTCGAGTCGGTGGCAGCCAGCCAGGTGCTCAGCTGGCTGTTCGTGAGGTGGCTGGCCACGTTGGCCAGGGTATTCTGGCCCTGCGGCACAATGAACGTCATGCTGAAGCGCCGGTTGCCGTAGGGCAGGTCCACGAGCAGTTGCTGAGCGTCCTGGTAGCGGCGGTAGCGGCCGGTGGTCAGGCTCATGAAGCTCTTGGTGGCCGAGGTACCGTTTTCGTAGAAAAATGGCCCGGGGCGGGTGTTTTGCGGGTCGAAACGGTAGGTCCAGGCCCCCTTGAAATAGAGCGCGTTGATGAGGTACATCACGTCGTTGGCATCGGTGCCGTCGAGGATGCGCGTAATCTTGCCCCGGGTCTGGGTGTTCACCCAGCTGTTGATGAGGGCCGTGGTGGCCGGCGCCCCAAACGCCACGGGCTGCACCGTGGCCCCGAAATACTGCTGGTTGGTTTGCACAAACGGCGCCTGCAACTGGTATTGCTGCCCCACCCAAATGGAGTTGCCCGTGGTGAAGGTCACCTGCGGGTCGAGCCCGCCCAGCAGCGCAAACAGGCTTTGGAAGGCCTCGTTGATTTGCAGGTCGGTGAGCGGCTGGAAGCCCAGCGTCTGCTTCATGGCGGCCTTGGTGGTGCCGTCGGCCCCGTTGTAGGCCATGGTGAGGGCCGCCGAGATGCTCAGCGGCGAGATGCAGATGTTGTCGGCGGGGGTGGCGGTGCGCAACGCCCCAAAGGCCTGAAAGGCAAAATCGTTGGCGCTGGCCACGGTGTTGCGCTCGGCGCCGGTGAGTGGGCGCACGGGCGTGGCCACGGGCGCGGCCGGGTCGGGCACCGCCACGTCGCGCTTCTGGCAGGACGAAAACAGCAGGCCCCCGGCCAGCAAGCCCAGCAGGGCCGGTTTTGCAGAAAATGTTGACATAATGCAGTAAGGTAAAGTGGCAAACCAATTCGGGGCCGGGCGCGGCCGCCTTCCCTCCCCTGACCGGCGAGGGCCAGCGCCGGTTGCATCGTGCAGGTCATAGTTACCGTCAAGGCTGCCAGGGTACAACGCTCGTTGAGAGTCGTTTTCAAGCTTCATTAGGCTTTTTCAAAAGCAAAAAGGACATTTTCAAAAAAAAATTGCGCGGCCTGTAACGTTCGCCTTCATCGGCGGTATCTACTCCCGAAAGCCCCCTCCTCCCAACTCGCTGAGCATTATCCACCTCTTGCACAGCCCGAACTACCTGGCCTTCTACCCAGGCAACCTTTTTCTGCCGCGAGCATCTTCTTCACAGTAGCCGACCACCAAGCCCCGCATGCACGGCCAAACTGCTGCCAGCTGCCATGA
This DNA window, taken from Hymenobacter sp. 5317J-9, encodes the following:
- a CDS encoding PAS domain-containing protein gives rise to the protein MPLAAALPDLLPVFNATPGATLLLAPDWTIVGASDDYLAATLAERDAIVGRFIFDAFPDNPLTPEANAVANVRASLTQVMATRRPHDMAPQHYDVPDRARPGHFVERHWLPRHTPVLDAAGQVQYLIQSVQDITASRVAARLLHESQASEQAARAEAAQSRHELQHFLELAPVAVALYRGPQFHIELANAATLAIWGRTLDAVLHRPVFEALPEAATPDVQALFERVFTTGLTHTFSEQPSTIYRHGREEVVYWNMVFEPQRGPDGRVSGIFTVGTEVTEQVRARQQMEQLNQVLETRVQARTAELQESEARFRTMADAAPNMVWAVHPDSSIRYVNRAFLDFVGLDTEQQYAATGWGPYLHPDELALTQDTLTRAIARRQPYVLEHRMRRHDGQFRWLLAQGAPSYLAGGALYGYVGSAIDITDLKQANEQLRRTNADLDNFIYTASHDLKAPISNIEGLLDVLRQELPPAVAAEPESIAPTLARMLDSVERFKRTLNHLTAVSELQQAHEPALSAVDLAAVVRDVRLDLVPLLHDTQAQLHVQLDGLPAVAFSEKNLRSVVYNLLSNALKYHHPDRRPHVDVRGHRRPGFTVLEVHDNGLGLATHQLPRLFTMFQRFHDHVEGSGVGLYMVKRMVENAGGRIEVHSQLGAGTTFFVCLPHADDSRA
- a CDS encoding glycosyl hydrolase family 28 protein, whose amino-acid sequence is MKFLLAPLAACLAAFSLHAPAPTKAPVAPKDYVITQYGASTDSTKLNTQAIQQVIDKASAAGGGTVVIPKGVFLSGALFFKPNTHLRLQAGAKLKGSDNIADYPLVPSRMEGQSQPYYAALVNAKQVNGFSINGPGTIDGNGLKFWKRFWFYRDSMQKLGKYATNLEVHRPRLVFIWGSNNVTIKNVKLHNSGFWTTHLYQSNNVLIDGCDIRSPFRPVKAPSTDAIDIDVCRKVTVRNCYISVNDDGIAIKGGKGPTAQKLPENGPIEDVLIENCTFGEVHAALTCGSECLHANRITMRNCKMDNERPVLLFKMRPDTYQLYENITVDGITGKCGTIVTLSPWTQFFNMAGSTEKPFGTIRNITVSNVKVKCKQFAVLTGNPTDKVSNITFKNVTATADQATFPNKYADVKFDNVTLNGEPLKTGAASQSAPATTPLKPD
- a CDS encoding peroxiredoxin-like family protein, which translates into the protein MSLLTRFTAALALLASPALAQSSPTPALTASALAVGSVAPAFKGQDAAGRPVELRQLLKKGPVVLYFYRGQWCPYCNKELSQLQDSLQVLTAKGAQVVVVTPETPANIGQTVAKTKASFPIVHDRDLTIMKAYKTAFVVDDATATKYLGYGIDLKKANGLDQNILPVPATYVIGRDGTIRFAYFNPDYRQRVSVRQVARAL
- a CDS encoding spondin domain-containing protein, whose product is MVRLLLRFCVLPLLCGAAACSPSADTATEDPTPAPGTALYRVTFEATWSAGTHANFPAGAHFSSVIGASHRADALLFRPGQPASLGIKNMAERGNNTALRAEINALQSSGAAFRLLEAPYFNSPGSVSDTIRLDAAHPRLSLVTMIAPSPDWFVALEDENLLDATGQWATQRRVPARAYDAGTDSGPTFTAPDQATLPAGVVAPLLLPPAQGAAPDGPPLGTWLLERIR
- a CDS encoding DUF3140 domain-containing protein translates to MATSTTSDSGDIYATFKHDVNMTASELEKWLKTDESKSVGQDSGDGASIGHHSGERIIDILHKKKADLTPADEAHMHKVHSYVARHSAQGPHDKKDVETSRWRYSLMNWGHDPLKK
- a CDS encoding SRPBCC family protein, translated to MNVLINPSAPVQTRQHLVINATPARVWAVLTHIDGWAAWQPAIKRPRLRGALAAGTSFDWKSSGVGIRSELHTVAPAAEFGWTGHSLGTFAIHNWTLRAVPGGTEVTVDESMEGMLARLFKGALTRGLATGTVQWLSLLKAEAEK
- a CDS encoding Crp/Fnr family transcriptional regulator, whose protein sequence is MLPAPPPDAVLRLRQYIAQFIALRDDDWDLLVPHLQLVRLQKHDLFAREGQRAGEVAFVLDGMFRQFYSKDGEERTTYFYFENHLMSAYASCISGQPSLLTIEALSDAHLLRFHYAVLKELFEQRPAWQKFGRLVAEYLGLGLEERMVSLLLLSPEERYRDLLTGPRKKILERVPQHYIANYLGITPVSLSRIRNRVARGR
- a CDS encoding zinc ribbon domain-containing protein, with product MSSLIQFVANYDDLSTDKGFQFKFHCDKCHNGYMSRFQPNAIGIAGSLLQAASSLFGGLGGAENAAYHIQRAVGGKAHDSALEAAVAEGKQQFKQCTRCGHWVCPDACWNHSAGLCETCAPDEQEELRAQQAQATSEQIYTKTREQNYTQQIDFQSRGALLQCPNCQAKLTADQKFCASCGTPNPAAKSQARHCTSCGEALKPEQKFCAGCGTKS
- a CDS encoding PAS domain-containing protein, with product MTPDLPPSELPPDLPAPPDLLRVLLDTSLSGVMLMRPVYDAAGTTVVDLTVVYLNATAQHMLRLPARPDQSLLTLYPTAEAVGVFAFYRDAFLSGKLERRQNNYQHDGLDGYFVLVAQRLGDVLVVNFDDTNGQPRTAAEQDLRASQTREQKAHAAVERERNMLQAILTQAPAAFALFQGPELRIAAANAAICTMWERAPEQVLGKPLLEALPELRGQGFDALLHQVRDTRVPVEGRETPALLLRDGHMQTTYYNFVYQPLFGPRGELIGVVDIAVEVTEQVLARQRVQELNDELAAANEELRTSNEELLAANAALIHSQLALSELNEELEARVQERTRAVEQQQGLLRQILRQVPASIATLAGPEHRYTFFNEPYLELTGHRAYEGLSVADVLPELDAQGFVGLLDQVYATGQPFVAREKPVGLLDPATGRPATRYLDLVYQPLRNEDGHTTGILAFLLETTDRVLARQATEATAQRLRLLTDALPVLIAYIDREQRYRFVNHAYRTWFNRDPEALLGQPARAVLGEAAYAAAQPYIDRALAGERLSFEARMPYREGFVRHTRTDYIPDVQHGEVVGFYSLVTDVSEQTAAREQVQELNEELAAINEEMLVANEELRDTNDRLSHANVDLDTFVYTASHDLRAPIANIEGLLLALEEQLPAPVRQDADVTHLLELMRDSVARFQRTLMHLTDVSKLQLAHAEPAEAVDLAALAEAVRQDLEPALAATGARLSVDVSACPTLRFSPKNLRSILYNLLSNAVKYHRPGHPPVVTLRASCPKGQVWLEVADNGLGLSDEEQAKLFVMFRRLHTHVPGTGVGLYMVKRMAENAGGTVRVHSQLGWGSTFTVVLPDLT